A window of Hevea brasiliensis isolate MT/VB/25A 57/8 chromosome 14, ASM3005281v1, whole genome shotgun sequence contains these coding sequences:
- the LOC110650112 gene encoding spliceosome-associated protein 130 A, which produces MYLYSLTLQRATGIVSAINGSFSGGKTQEIVVARGKVLDLLRPDENGKLQTILSVEIFGAIRSLAQFRLTGSQKDYIVVGSDSGRIVILEYNKERNVFDKIHQETFGKSGCRRIVPGQYLAIDPKGRAVMIGACEKQKLVYVLNRDTVARLTISSPLEAHKSHTIVYSICGVDCGFDNPIFAAIELDYSEADQDSTGQAASEAQKHLTFYELDLGLNHVSRKWSEQVDNGANMLVTVPGGGDGPSGVLVCAENFVIYKNDGHSDVRAVIPRRADLPAERGVLVVSAATHKQKSMFFFLLQTEYGDIFKVTLDHENDKVKELKIKYFDTIPVTTSMCVLKSGFLFAASEFGNHALYQFQAIGEEADVEASSATLMETEEGFQPVFFQPRGLKNLVRIDQVESLMPIMDMKVFNLFDEETPQIFSLCGHGPRSSLRILRPGLAISEMAVSQLPGVPSAVWTVKKNVNDEFDAYIVVSFNNATLVLSIGETVEEVSDSGFLDTTPSLAVSLIGDDSLMQVHPNGIRHIREDGRINEWRTPGKRTIVKVGSNRLQVVIALSGGELIYFEVDITGQLMEVEKHEMSGDVACLDIAPVPEGRQRSRFLAVGSYDNTIRILSLDPDDCMQILSVQSVSSPPESLLFLEVQASVGGEDGADHPASLFLNAGLQSGVLFRTVVDMVTGQLSDSRSRFLGLRAPKLFSIIVRGRRAMLCLSSRPWLGYIHQGHFLLTPLSYETLEFAASFSSDQCAEGVVAVAGDALRIFTIERLGETFNETAIPLRYTPRKFVVQPKKKLLVIIESDQGAYTAEEREAAKKECFEAAGMGENGSANAGQMENGGDDEDKDDLLSDEQYGYPKAESEKWVSCIRILDPRTASTTCLLELQDNEAAFSVCTVNFHDKEHGTLLAVGTAKGLQFWPKRSLVAGFIHIYKFVDDGKALELLHKTQVEGAPLALCQFQGRLLAGIGPVLRLYDLGKKRLLRKCENKLFPNTIVTIHTYRDRIYVGDIQESFHFCKYRRDENQLYMFADDCVPRWITASYHIDFDTMAGADKFGNVYFVRLPQDVSDEIEEDPTGGKIKWEQGKLNGAPNKVEEIVQFHVGDVITSLHKASLIPGGGECIIYGTVMGSLGALLPFTSRDDVDFFSHLEMHLRQDHPPLCGRDHMAYRSAYFPVKDVIDGDLCEQFPTLPLDMQRKIADELDRTPGEILKKLEEIRNKII; this is translated from the exons ATGTACCTCTACAGTCTTACCCTTCAACGAGCGACCGGCATCGTCTCCGCGATCAACGGCAGTTTCTCGGGTGGCAAGACCCAAGAAATTGTAGTAGCTCGGGGAAAAGTGCTTGATCTCCTCCGTCCTGACGAGAACGGTAAGCTTCAGACCATTCTCTCTGTTGAAATCTTTGGTGCTATTCGCTCTCTAGCTCAGTTCAGACTAACTGGATCTCAAAAGGACTATATAGTTGTTGGGTCTGATTCAGGAAGAATCGTAATTCTAGAATATAACAAAGAGAGAAATGTTTTCGATAAAATACACCAGGAAACTTTTGGGAAATCTGGTTGTCGCCGGATTGTTCCAGGGCAATACTTGGCCATTGACCCGAAAGGAAGAGCTGTTATGATTGGTGCTTGTGAGAAACAGAAGTTAGTTTATGTTTTGAATAGAGATACTGTTGCTAGGTTGACTATCTCGTCACCATTAGAAGCGCATAAATCTCACACAATAGTATATTCTATTTGTGGTGTTGATTGTGGGTTTGATAACCCAATATTTGCGGCTATTGAGCTGGATTATTCAGAGGCAGACCAGGATTCGACAGGGCAGGCTGCTAGTGAGGCACAGAAGCATTTGACGTTTTATGAGCTTGATTTAGGCCTTAATCATGTGTCTAGAAAGTGGTCTGAGCAGGTGGATAATGGGGCAAATATGCTCGTTACAGTGCCTGGAGGTGGGGATGGACCAAGTGGAGTTTTGGTCTGTGCGGAGAATTTTGTAATTTATAAGAATGACGGTCACTCAGATGTGAGAGCAGTGATTCCGAGGCGCGCAGATTTACCTGCTGAGCGAGGGGTTTTGGTAGTTTCTGCAGCTACGCATAAGCAAAAGTCCATGTTTTTCTTTCTTTTGCAGACAGAGTACGGTGATATCTTCAAGGTTACATTGGATCATGAGAATGATAAGGTGAAGGAATTGAAAATTAAGTATTTTGATACAATTCCTGTTACTACTTCAATGTGTGTGTTGAAATCAGGGTTTTTGTTTGCTGCATCAGAGTTTGGGAATCATGCATTGTATCAGTTTCAGGCAATTGGGGAGGAGGCTGATGTGGAGGCCTCATCAGCTACTTTAATGGAAACTGAGGAAGGTTTCCAGCCTGTGTTTTTCCAGCCAAGAGGGTTGAAGAATCTTGTTAGAATTGACCAGGTTGAGAGTTTGATGCCTATTATGGATATGAAGGTTTTTAATCTTTTTGATGAGGAAACGCCTCAAATATTTTCACTTTGTGGGCATGGTCCTCGGTCTTCATTGAGGATATTGAGGCCAGGTTTAGCCATTAGTGAGATGGCTGTTTCACAGCTTCCGGGTGTACCAAGTGCAGTCTGGACTGTGAAAAAGAATGTTAATGATGAGTTTGACGCATACATTGTTGTGTCTTTCAACAATGCGACACTAGTGCTTTCAATTGGAGAGACAGTTGAGGAAGTTAGTGACAGTGGGTTTCTTGATACTACGCCTTCCCTTGCTGTTTCTTTGATTGGTGATGATTCCCTGATGCAAGTTCATCCAAATGGCATCAGGCATATAAGGGAAGATGGGCGTATAAATGAATGGAGGACTCCTGGAAAGAGAACAATTGTGAAGGTTGGCTCCAATAGACTTCAAGTGGTTATTGCTTTAAGTGGAGGGGAGCTTATATATTTTGAGGTGGATATTACTGGTCAGCTAATGGAGGTGGAAAAGCATGAGATGTCTGGAGATGTTGCCTGTTTGGATATTGCCCCTGTTCCAGAAGGAAGACAGAGGTCCCGATTCCTTGCAGTTGGTTCATATGACAACACCATTCGTATCTTATCTTTGGATCCTGATGACTGTATGCAAATTTTGAGTGTTCAAAGTGTTTCATCACCTCCAGAATCTCTCCTCTTTCTCGAGGTTCAGGCATCAGTAGGTGGGGAGGATGGCGCTGATCACCCTGCTAGCCTTTTCCTTAATGCTGGTTTGCAGTCTGGGGTTCTATTCAGGACAGTGGTGGACATGGTGACAGGCCAGCTTTCTGATTCTCGTTCCCGGTTCTTGGGCTTGAGGGCCCCAAAACTCTTCTCCATCATTGTTAGAGGCCGGCGTGCAATGTTGTGCTTATCAAGTCGACCCTGGCTTGGTTATATTCACCAAGGGCATTTCCTTTTAACACCCCTTTCATATGAGACTCTTGAATTTGCTGCTTCATTCTCATCTGATCAGTGTGCAGAAGGTGTGGTGGCTGTAGCTGGGGATGCATTGAGGATTTTTACCATTGAAAGGTTGGGAGAGACATTTAATGAAACTGCAATACCTCTGAGGTACACTCCAAGAAAGTTTGTGGTTCAACCTAAGAAGAAACTTTTGGTAATTATTGAGAGTGATCAAGGAGCATATACAGCAGAGGAGCGTGAAGCTGCCAAAAAGGAGTGTTTTGAGGCTGCTGGGATGGGGGAAAATGGAAGTGCAAATGCTGGTCAGATGGAGAATGGTGGCGATGATGAAGATAAAGATGATCTGCTCTCTGATGAGCAGTATGGTTATCCAAAGGCGGAATCAGAAAAGTGGGTTTCATGCATCAGAATTCTTGACCCAAGGACAGCATCCACAACTTGTCTGCTGGAGCTTCAGGACAATGAAGCTGCATTTAGTGTCTGCACTGTTAACTTCCATGACAAGGAGCATGGAACTCTTTTAGCTGTTGGTACTGCCAAGGGACTCCAGTTTTGGCCCAAAAGAAGTTTAGTTGCTGGGTTCATTCACATCTATAAGTTTGTGGATGATGGCAAAGCCCTAGAACTTTTGCACAAGACACAAGTAGAAGGTGCACCACTTGCTTTATGCCAGTTTCAGGGAAGACTACTTGCTGGGATAGGACCTGTGCTCAGACTGTACGACTTGGGGAAGAAGAGGTTGCTTAGGAAATGTGAGAATAAGCTGTTCCCTAACACTATTGTCACTATTCACACCTATCGTGATAGGATCTATGTGGGTGATATTCAAGAG TCATTCCACTTCTGCAAGTATAGGCGGGATGAAAATCAGCTCTACATGTTTGCGGACGATTGTGTTCCAAGATGGATTACTGCATCATACCACATAGATTTTGATACTATGGCAGGCGCTGACAAGTTTGGAAATGTCTATTTTGTGCGGTTGCCACAGGATGTTTCTGATGAGATAGAGGAAGATCCAACTGGTGGAAAGATAAAGTGGGAACAGGGGAAGCTTAATGGAGCTCCAAACAAGGTAGAGGAGATAGTACAGTTTCATGTTGGTGATGTGATTACTAGCCTGCATAAGGCATCCCTAATACCAGGTGGTGGAGAGTGCATCATATATGGGACAGTGATGGGGAGCTTGGGGGCACTGCTTCCATTCACTTCTCGAGATGATGTTGACTTCTTTTCACACTTAGAGATGCATTTGAGGCAGGACCACCCACCATTGTGTGGAAGAGACCATATGGCATATAGATCTGCTTATTTTCCAGTTAAG GATGTGATCGATGGGGATTTATGTGAGCAGTTCCCAACACTTCCTCTT
- the LOC110650109 gene encoding dirigent protein 16-like — MAKKPSILVITSLLFFMTIINQSSSARNLGNPPPANSHHHHNHPQITFLMQNVLNVTYPSPNPATTKFTSPIPFSKPLGYFPPNGGIPLPQSNPMLPTTGVSMQNIGLSFPASAALQEMELGSVVEIDENLFEGTIYGSLVVGKAQGIFVASSENGTSHMVAMTANFGKNESKDGLKFFGVYKRVVPESHIAVIGGTGKFHAANGYAVIKAVDGGFSALGEEANKRKKLLSFNVYLMK, encoded by the coding sequence ATGGCCAAGAAGCCTTCCATTTTAGTCATCACTAGCTTGCTCTTCTTCATGACCATCATCAATCAGTCCTCCTCAGCTAGAAATCTTGGCAATCCACCTCCAGCTAATTCCCATCATCACCACAATCATCCACAAATCACATTCCTAATGCAAAATGTGCTCAATGTGACGTACCCCTCTCCAAACCCTGCAACAACTAAATTCACTAGCCCAATTCCATTTTCTAAACCTCTAGGCTATTTTCCTCCTAATGGAGGCATCCCTTTACCACAATCCAATCCAATGTTACCCACCACCGGAGTTTCAATGCAGAACATTGGCTTGTCATTTCCGGCTAGTGCTGCGCTACAAGAAATGGAATTAGGAAGTGTTGTAGAAATTGATGAGAACTTATTTGAAGGGACAATATATGGTTCACTAGTGGTTGGAAAAGCACAAGGAATATTTGTTGCGAGTTCAGAAAATGGAACTAGTCATATGGTGGCAATGACAGCGAATTTTGGCAAGAATGAATCTAAGGATGGGTTAAAATTTTTTGGTGTGTACAAGAGAGTTGTGCCTGAGTCCCACATTGCAGTCATCGGTGGGACGGGGAAGTTTCATGCTGCTAATGGCTATGCAGTGATTAAGGCTGTAGATGGAGGCTTTAGTGCACTTGGGGAAGAAGCAAACAAAAGAAAGAAACTCCTTTCCTTCAATGTTTATCTCATGAAATAG
- the LOC110650108 gene encoding dirigent protein 9, protein MAKPLSAITRALKANFYLLLLAMTISCNCSARILDEVEPQDPIIVDPPATSTFPPTTTLPSGQAPAIVAHTSTGDDEVDPPLPEAEVPTTVAAPDTDVEAPEIDAAPITPPVTVAAPIPVPTTVATSGTGANPVGSQTTSTTAATTATAAPLSFFMHDILGGTHPSVRVVNGIIARTDINGIPFSVPNNNFFPLQGGTPLPNVNNINNLINPNTAPLITGLNPGQANTVLQNSGNNNDVVNGNNQPFVTAGQIPAGSTLQKIMFGSITVIDDELTEGHELGSAVLGRAQGFYLASFLDGTSHTMALTILLHGEDKHGVAEDTISFFGVHRTASPESQIAVIGGTGKYENTKGYATVETLPQLDQHTTDGVDTMMHFTVYLSE, encoded by the coding sequence ATGGCAAAACCTCTCTCTGCAATCACTAGAGCACTCAAAGCCAACTTCTACTTGCTCCTTTTAGCTATGACTATCTCTTGTAACTGCTCAGCAAGAATCCTTGATGAGGTGGAACCACAAGATCCTATCATTGTGGACCCACCTGCCACATCAACTTTCCCTCCAACTACTACATTACCAAGTGGCCAAGCTCCGGCCATTGTCGCCCACACTTCCACTGGCGATGATGAGGTTGACCCACCACTTCCTGAAGCTGAAGTCCCCACAACTGTGGCAGCACCGGATACTGATGTTGAAGCACCAGAAATTGATGCTGCACCCATAACTCCTCCTGTCACGGTGGCAGCGCCAATTCCGGTTCCCACTACCGTCGCTACAAGTGGCACAGGGGCAAATCCTGTTGGCTCACAAACCACTAGCACTACGGCTGCTACCACAGCCACTGCTGCTCCATTGTCGTTCTTCATGCATGACATTTTGGGAGGAACACACCCATCAGTCAGGGTGGTCAACGGAATCATTGCCCGGACCGACATCAATGGCATTCCATTCTCAGTACCCAACAACAATTTCTTCCCACTTCAAGGTGGGACTCCATTACCCAACGTTAACAACATTAACAACCTCATAAACCCAAACACCGCCCCATTGATCACAGGCCTAAACCCGGGCCAAGCCAACACTGTACTTCAAAACAGTGGCAACAACAACGACGTTGTTAACGGCAACAACCAACCTTTTGTCACCGCCGGCCAGATCCCGGCGGGGTCCACGCTGCAGAAAATCATGTTTGGGTCGATCACGGTCATCGATGACGAGTTAACAGAAGGGCATGAGTTGGGATCTGCTGTACTAGGCAGGGCACAGGGTTTCTACTTGGCTAGCTTCCTGGATGGTACCAGCCATACCATGGCATTGACGATTTTATTGCACGGAGAGGATAAGCATGGAGTTGCTGAAGATACTATTAGTTTCTTTGGGGTACACAGGACTGCATCGCCGGAGTCACAGATTGCGGTGATAGGTGGCACCGGAAAGTATGAGAATACAAAAGGGTATGCCACCGTTGAGACTCTTCCTCAGTTGGATCAGCACACGACGGACGGTGTGGACACGATGATGCATTTCACTGTTTACCTGTCTGAGTAA
- the LOC110650107 gene encoding ankyrin repeat-containing protein BDA1 codes for MDQRLKDAAQSGDIYGLCLLIQEDATVFEEVQQVGDIRQKLKEASQAGDNDGFYRLIRENFNVLQAAQVREIDRRMKQAAQVGDIDALYALIRDDRRVLERINEEPFIDTPLHIAASAGHIEFAMEIVNLKASFARKLNQDGFSPMHLALQHNKTLMVLWLLDMDEGLLRVKGRRGMTPLHYATEQGNVSILKEFFEACPESIKDVTFEGDTAFHIAVKNNQIEAFQVLMGWLKRSIFVDAGIWEIELLNWKNKEGNTVLHIAASRNQRQVVKQLIETFVYSDIKNMNGLTAMDILQGQAQFSDRELSKMQQLPPYGFRTGTGRTENLKRKLSFIGAWAIGSARRIKRIPSERRNARLVVDALIATITYQAALSPPGGVWQGTADINSHLPNILRVDTSATITILSEANPSRYVGSSVMDSRTFLLFWFANTAVFVLTILRMMRVGVPRDRAALLTRSVMLLFSCYTFSMSVISPTKAWSNFNLILFLAVVLPFFLVRLLRCFLRGRGHMGLNSGWRRRRVHIHIREEWW; via the exons ATGGATCAGAGGTTGAAGGATGCAGCTCAATCAGGAGATATTTATGGCTTGTGTCTTCTAATCCAGGAAGATGCAACTGTTTTTGAGGAGGTTCAGCAAGTAGGAGATATTCGTCAAAAGCTGAAGGAGGCCTCTCAAGCAGGAGATAACGATGGTTTTTATCGTCTAATCCGAGAAAATTTCAATGTTCTGCAGGCGGCTCAAGTACGAGAAATTGATCGGAGGATGAAGCAGGCCGCTCAAGTAGGAGATATTGATGCCCTTTATGCTTTAATTCGTGATGATAGGCGAGTTTTGGAACGTATAAATGAGGAACCATTCATTGATACTCCATTACACATAGCTGCATCAGCAGGGCACATTGAATTTGCGATGGAGATTGTGAACTTGAAGGCTTCGTTTGCTAGGAAGCTAAACCAAGATGGCTTTAGCCCAATGCATCTGGCTTTACAACATAACAAAACCCTCATGGTGCTTTGGCTCCTAGATATGGATGAAGGCCTCCTCCGTGTCAAAGGAAGAAGAGGCATGACTCCTTTGCATTATGCAACTGAACAAGGGAATGTTTCAATTTTAAAGGAGTTCTTTGAAGCTTGCCCTGAATCCATTAAAGATGTGACCTTTGAAGGCGACACTGCTTTTCATATTGCAGTAAAGAACAACCAGATAGAAGCTTTTCAGGTTCTAATGGGATGGCTTAAAAGGTCTATATTCGTAGATGCAGGAATTTGGGAAATAGAACTCCTGAATTGGAAGAACAAGGAAGGCAACACTGTACTACATATTGCTGCTTCTAGAAATCAACGACAG GTAGTAAAACAATTGATCGAAACGTTTGTATATAGCGACATAAAGAATATGAATGGTTTGACGGCGATGGACATCCTACAAGGCCAAGCTCAATTCAGCGATAGAGAACTAAGTAAAATGCAACAACTTCCCCCTTATGGATTTCGCACTGGTACAGGCCGCACTGAGAACTTGAAGAGGAAGCTCTCGTTCATTGGCGCATGGGCAATAGGTTCAGCTCGTCGGATAAAGAGGATACCGAGCGAACGGCGCAATGCACGACTAGTGGTTGATGCTCTTATAGCAACAATCACATATCAGGCAGCACTAAGCCCACCTGGTGGCGTTTGGCAGGGAACTGCTGACATCAATTCACATCTCCCAAACATACTTCGTGTGGATACCTCTGCCACTATCACTATTCTCAGTGAAGCAAATCCATCACGTTATGTGGGTTCTAGTGTTATGGACTCTCGCACTTTCTTGCTATTCTGGTTTGCAAATACTGCTGTCTTTGTGCTAACAATTCTACGGATGATGAGAGTTGGGGTCCCAAGAGACCGTGCGGCTTTGTTGACACGATCGGTGATGCTGTTGTTTTCTTGCTACACGTTTTCAATGTCGGTCATATCACCAACTAAAGCATGGTCCAATTTTAATCTGATTTTGTTTTTAGCAGTTGTACTGCCATTTTTTTTGGTTCGATTGCTCAGGTGCTTTCTTCGTGGTCGCGGACATATGGGCCTTAACAGTGGATGGAGGAGACGACGCGTGCATATACACATAAGAGAAGAATGGTGGTAA
- the LOC110650111 gene encoding dirigent protein 25-like, with the protein MHQQNIKRTADICLLLIIFFMDSHSFLSIINKAKVTVYLLFLTLAVAIATSARKLDEEPAVPVVSPQPLPTSFAPAQPNPSVAAATATSASTVNADNTLTFFMHDILGGSKPTARAVTGIVSNPAVSGQVPFAKPNGAVLPVDNGVPQNNNNNGLINNNNLPFLTGLSGTTANVLQNNGNNNLINFPVVNGDQLPSTLQQLMFGTITVIDDELTEGHDLRSGFVGRAQGFYVASSVEGTSQTMAFTTMFQSGHYEDSLTFFGVHRTAVSESQLAIMGGTGKYVNAKGFAIVKTFPATNQHETDGVETLLQFTVYVSY; encoded by the coding sequence ATGCATCAACAAAACATCAAGAGAACTGCTGATATTTGCCTGCTCCTTATAATCTTTTTCATGGATAGTCACAGCTTTCTTTCTATCATAAACAAAGCCAAGGTCACAGTCTATCTTCTGTTCCTGACCCTCGCTGTTGCAATTGCCACCTCAGCTCGGAAGCTAGATGAAGAACCAGCAGTTCCGGTGGTGTCCCCACAGCCGCTCCCTACATCATTTGCACCTGCACAACCTAATCCTAGTGTTGCTGCAGCCACAGCCACTAGTGCCTCAACAGTCAACGCTGACAATACCTTAACCTTCTTCATGCATGACATCCTTGGTGGGTCAAAGCCAACAGCTAGAGCAGTGACCGGCATAGTCAGCAATCCGGCAGTCAGCGGTCAAGTCCCGTTTGCCAAACCCAATGGTGCAGTCCTTCCAGTGGACAACGGGGTGCCCCAAAACAACAACAATAATGGCCTTATAAACAACAATAACCTACCATTCCTTACAGGCCTCAGTGGAACTACAGCAAATGTGCTACAAAACAATGGTAATAATAACTTGATCAACTTCCCGGTTGTCAATGGAGACCAACTTCCATCCACTCTCCAACAGCTCATGTTCGGAACGATTACTGTGATCGATGATGAGCTAACCGAAGGGCATGATTTAAGGTCAGGATTTGTAGGCAGGGCACAAGGGTTCTATGTGGCTAGTTCTGTGGAAGGCACCAGCCAAACTATGGCATTTACAACTATGTTTCAGAGTGGTCATTATGAGGATAGCCTTACCTTTTTTGGGGTTCACAGGACTGCTGTGTCTGAGTCTCAGCTTGCTATTATGGGTGGCACTGGAAAGTATGTTAATGCCAAGGGTTTTGCCATTGTTAAGACCTTCCCTGCTACTAATCAGCATGAGACTGATGGTGTTGAGACCCTGCTGCAGTTTACGGTCTATGTTAGTTATTAA
- the LOC110650110 gene encoding uncharacterized protein LOC110650110, translating into MSTKRESKQPVPSVMARLMGLDEMPPQQPVQKKPRVLSENYLRRVGSIGVRKKCSECHSFNMNIEDQNENNNVLLETLRKNKHHSMPVQKREVHLGSSEVQMKITEVKHVSQDKKLLSPKESHDRSTAIDSKTNNILNYHQKPDLRLTKKVNQAKDVHLSLQSGPVLKSPGASDCRDISMGRKFRRKSEQGYVNSLNKFQSSLGICSSREIFIDDMNKFSSSKFKPVNRSFLPTSTSVAPKPNLGRADSAARSFSLFSQSHDVSHPGNGKQNDILSSRNGNLYAQVKRSKNLANGMGPVMRRSRFLRERTRKVGYGIGSMPSEESSSEISGSDLYAKESESIILSFPILSDSKRQFYNSDGSNVVREAKKQISERWKTTERFQQVELASKSKTLGAMLSIPDKPGKCSLSKQVGAYSRDVNFGTPLGISCWDGWSNEFIRELLRSRSLLAYFNEVGSHNTRTSHEPLENSRYVGDLESLNLVQNKSRKQDFDQKDDPSEFRISESSYKVSHAIPYLELENNSLVGDNCLDQNELENEHKEKGSGGQISEVAKASGKNNQTLQDTWMKQEGHMYEGWEEDLPGHQLESRKSILSTREADSPCHIQDSSVQQELSNGISDEESVSSLNSGSDPESLMSFEEAYQPSPNSVLEPFYKKEISSISDCFKSVNASLRGLHMQLELLRSETSEAYSEESSMMVSCDEDKGEGSVNDFEENEGLISVDESRDFSYLDFSYLVDVLTEAGLHNRNLHSVFDTWHSKKFPISYSVFEILEKRYGGQISWKRSERRLLFDRINSGLMEILKLSLDVLTWTKPVARRFSFSPRHDLIEEELWMLLVSQEKEASKESEKILGKDDGWLKLGDDIQIIGRQLGNSLIDELVAEVTMESF; encoded by the exons ATGTCAACAAAAAGGGAATCTAAACAGCCGGTACCTAGTGTCATGGCAAGATTAATGGGGCTGGATGAAATGCCACCCCAGCAACCTGTTCAAAAGAAACCAAGAGTGCTCTCTGAGAATTATCTACGCAGGGTTGGTTCTATTGGTGTCAGAAAGAAATGCTCAGAATGCCATTCATTTAATATGAATATTGAAGATCAGAATGAAAATAACAATGTACTATTAGAAACATTGAGGAAAAATAAGCACCATAGCATGCCAGTTCAAAAGAGGGAGGTGCATTTGGGTTCATCAGAGGTCCAGATGAAAATCACAGAAGTGAAGCATGTTTCACAGGATAAGAAACTTCTAAGTCCAAAGGAATCTCATGATCGATCAACAGCTATTGATTCAAAGACAAATAATATTCTAAATTACCACCAGAAACCAGATTTGCGGTTGACCAAGAAAGTCAATCAGGCAAAAGACGTGCATTTGAGCTTGCAGTCAGGGCCTGTCTTAAAGTCACCAGGTGCTTCAGACTGCAGAGACATTAGCATGGGCAGGAAATTTAGGAGGAAAAGCGAACAAGGGTATGTTAACTCACTAAATAAATTTCAGAGTAGTCTTGGGATATGTTCTTCCAGAGAAATTTTCATTGATGATATGaacaagttttcaagttcaaaattcaagccAGTTAACagatcatttctcccaacttccACAAGTGTTGCCCCGAAACCAAACCTAGGAAGGGCAGATAGTGCTGCTAGatccttttctttattttctcaATCTCATGATGTATCTCATCCAGGTAATGGAAAGCAAAATGATATTCTAAGTTCTCGCAATGGGAATTTATATGCTCAAGTGAAAAGGAGTAAAAACTTGGCCAATGGCATGGGACCTGTCATGCGAAGGTCTAGATTTTTGAGGGAAAGAACCAGAAAAGTGGGCTATGGTATAGGTAGCATGCCGTCAGAGGAATCAAGTTCTGAAATTAGTGGTAGTGACCTCTATGCAAAAGAATCTGAGTCAATAATACTTTCGTTTCCCATTTTGTCTGATAGTAAGAGACAATTTTACAATTCAGATGGATCAAATGTGGTCAGGGAAGCCAAGAAGCAAATCTCTGAAAGATGGAAGACGACTGAAAGGTTTCAACAAGTTGAACTGGCTAGTAAGAGCAAAACTTTGGGTGCCATGCTTTCAATTCCTGACAAGCCTGGTAAGTGCAGTCTGAGCAAGCAAGTTGGTGCTTACAGTAGAGATGTGAACTTTGGTACTCCTTTAGGCATAAGTTGTTGGGATGGTTGGAGTAATGAGTTTATCAGAGAGTTACTGAGATCCAGGTCCCTTCTTGCATATTTTAATGAAGTTGGGAGTCACAATACCAGGACAAGCCATGAACCTCTTGAAAATAGCAGGTATGTAGGAGACCTTGAGTCTCTCAATTTGGTACAGAACAAGTCAAGAAAGCAAGACTTTGATCAGAAAGATGATCCCTCAGAATTTAGAATCTCAGAATCCAGCTATAAAGTGTCTCATGCTATTCCTTATTTGGAGTTAGAAAACAATAGCCTAGTAGGTGATAACTGTCTGGATCAGAATGAACTGGAAAATGAACACAAGGAGAAGGGTTCAGGTGGCCAAATTTCAGAAGTTGCTAAGGCTTCTGGAAAAAACAATCAGACTTTGCAAGATACTTGGATGAAGCAGGAGGGACACATGTATGAAGGATGGGAAGAGGATCTGCCAGGGCATCAATTAGAATCAAGAAAATCCATCTTGTCAACAAGAGAGGCAGATTCTCCTTGCCACATCCAAGATAGCTCAGTTCAACAG gAATTGTCCAATGGAATCTCTGATGAAGAGTCTGTTTCTTCACTAAACTCTGGCTCGGACCCAGAGTCACTGATGAGCTTTGAGGAGGCTTATCAACCTAGTCCAAATTCAGTACTGGAACCATTTTACAAAAAGGAGATTTCATCTATCTCTGACTGTTTTAAGAGTGTGAATGCTTCTTTACGTG gtttgcATATGCAACTTGAACTCTTAAGGTCAGAGACATCTGAGGCATACTCGGAAGAATCCAGCATGATGGTGTCTTGTGATGAAGATAAGGGGGAAGGATCTGTAAATGATTTTGAAGAAAATGAAGGCCTGATCAGCGTTGATGAAAGTAGGGATTTCTCCTATCTGGATTTCTCCTATCTGGTTGATGTGTTAACAGAGGCAGGACTTCACAACAGAAACTTGCATTCGGTATTTGATACATGGCACTCTAAAAAATTCCCAATCAGTTATTCTGTCTTTGAGATCCTTGAGAAAAGGTATGGTGGGCAGATATCTTGGAAGAGATCAGAAAGGAGGCTTCTATTTGATCGCATTAATTCTGGGCTGATGGAGATTTTGAAGCTATCCTTggatgtgctgacatggacaaaaCCTGTGGCAAGAAGGTTTAGTTTTAGTCCAAGGCATGACCTGATTGAGGAGGAACTGTGGATGTTACTGGTAAGCCAGGAGAAGGAAGCAAGCAAGGAATCTGAGAAGATCCTAGGAAAAGATGATGGGTGGTTGAAGTTGGGAGATGATATTCAGATCATTGGTAGACAATTAGGGAATTCTTTGATTGATGAGCTAGTGGCAGAGGTTACCATGGAGAGTTTTTGA